Proteins encoded by one window of Panicum virgatum strain AP13 chromosome 7N, P.virgatum_v5, whole genome shotgun sequence:
- the LOC120682796 gene encoding probable receptor-like protein kinase At1g30570: protein MSPVVLAVVSIAFFSLQFLRAHGSELLLSCGSNGTVDADGRRWIGDMASGGNFTLSSPGLAAPLAGKSSSDEILRPIYSSARVFETTTWYTISVLPGSYCVRLHFFSSTYGNFSANNSVFDITAHDFKLASKFNVSEEIVWRNSVSNSVINAVVKEYFLVVGSRGLQIEFDPSPGSFAFVNALEVMLTPDNLFNDTVTKVGVAGVQLPLGLSDRGVETMYRLNIGGPALKSASDQYLHRPWYTDEAFMFSANAAQTVSNTSSIMYVSGNDSSIAPIDVYETARIMGNNMVVDKRFNVSWRFYVHPNFDYLVRLHFCELVYDKPSQRIFRIYINNKTAVENYDVYARAGAINKAYHEDFFDYLTQQADSLWLQLGADSMTSASGTDALLNGLEIYKLSRNGTLAYVLGHIDMGNQRDSSKGGKRKELWEEVGIGSASVVAVTSVALFSWCYIRKKRKAVKKEAPPGWHPLVLHEAMKSTTDARATSKSSLTRNTSSIGHRMGRRFSIAEIRAATKNFDESLVIGTGGFGKVYKGEIDEGTTVAIKRANTLCGQGLKEFETEIEMLSKLRHRHLVAMIGYCEEQKEMILVYEYMAKGTLRSHLYGSDLPPLTWKQRIDVCIGAARGLHYLHTGADRGVIHRDVKTTNILLDENFVAKIADFGLSKTGPTLDQTHVSTAVRGSFGYLDPEYFRRQQLTQKSDVYSFGVVLFEVACARPVIDPTLPKDQINLAEWAMRWQRQRSLEAIMDPRLDGDFSSESLKKFGEIAEKCLADDGRSRPSMGEILWHLEYVLQLHEAYKRNVDSESFGSGELGFDDISFSLPHIREGEEEHHSKPSSIREEPDT from the coding sequence ATGAGTCCAGTTGTGCTAGCAGTAGTAAGCATTGCATTTTTCAGCTTGCAGTTCCTGCGAGCTCATGGAAGTGAACTGCTTCTGAGCTGTGGCTCAAACGGCACTGTTGATGCTGATGGACGGAGATGGATCGGAGACATGGCCTCTGGGGGGAATTTTACCTTGAGCAGCCCTGGGCTTGCTGCCCCACTGGCTGGAAAGAGCAGTTCTGATGAAATCTTAAGACCGATTTACAGTTCTGCCCGTGTCTTCGAAACGACGACTTGGTATACCATTAGTGTGCTGCCGGGAAGTTACTGTGTCAGATTGCATTTCTTCTCTTCGACCTATGGGAATTTCAGTGCAAACAATTCCGTGTTTGATATCACTGCACATGATTTCAAGCTTGCTTCAAAGTTCAATGTATCAGAGGAGATTGTTTGGAGAAACTCTGTGAGCAATTCAGTCATCAATGCAGTTGTCAAGGAGTACTTTCTTGTGGTTGGTTCTCGTGGCCTGCAGATTGAGTTTGATCCAAGCCCGGGGTCATTTGCCTTTGTGAATGCACTTGAGGTCATGCTCACCCCAGATAATCTGTTCAATGATACAGTGACAAAAGTTGGCGTTGCAGGTGTGCAGCTTCCTCTTGGCTTGAGTGACAGAGGTGTCGAGACAATGTACCGGCTGAACATTGGAGGTCCTGCACTTAAATCGGCAAGTGATCAGTATCTCCATAGGCCATGGTACACTGATGAAGCATTCATGTTTTCTGCAAATGCTGCTCAGACCGTTTCCAATACTTCAAGCATAATGTATGTCTCAGGCAATGACTCCTCCATCGCACCAATTGATGTCTATGAGACTGCAAGAATCATGGGCAACAACATGGTTGTGGACAAGCGGTTCAACGTGTCATGGCGGTTCTATGTCCACCCAAACTTTGATTACTTAGTCCGCCTTCATTTTTGTGAGCTTGTCTATGACAAGCCCAGCCAGAGGATCTTCAGGATCTACATCAATAACAAGACTGCTGTGGAGAACTATGATGTGTATGCCAGGGCTGGGGCAATTAACAAAGCATATCATGAGGACTTTTTTGACTACTTGACACAGCAGGCAGACTCACTTTGGCTTCAGCTAGGTGCCGATTCCATGACCAGTGCTTCAGGTACTGATGCACTTCTGAATGGTTTGGAGATATACAAGCTCAGCAGGAATGGCACACTCGCTTATGTGCTTGGCCATATTGACATGGGCAACCAAAGGGATTCTTCAAAAGGGGGGAAGAGAAAAGAGTTATGGGAAGAAGTTGGTATTGGTTCAGCATCTGTAGTGGCAGTTACAAGTGTTGCTCTGTTCTCATGGTGTTATATAAGAAAGAAACGAAAAGCTGTGAAGAAGGAGGCCCCTCCCGGTTGGCATCCATTGGTCCTCCATGAGGCTATGAAAAGCACTACAGATGCCCGTGCAACCAGTAAATCGTCCTTGACACGAAATACATCTTCCATTGGTCATAGGATGGGAAGACGATTCAGCATCGCTGAGATTAGGGCTGCCACGAAGAACTTCGATGAGTCCTTAGTCATTGGTACTGGGGGATTTGGTAAGGTCTACAAAGGTGAGATTGATGAGGGCACTACAGTGGCAATCAAACGGGCTAATACATTATGTGGTCAGGGTCTGAAAGAATTCGAAACGGAGATTGAGATGCTCTCCAAGCTTAGGCACCGGCACCTTGTTGCAATGATTGGCTATTGTGAAGAGCAGAAGGAGATGATTCTGGTTTATGAATACATGGCTAAGGGGACATTGAGAAGCCATCTCTATGGGAGTGACCTCCCTCCTCTGACATGGAAGCAACGGATCGATGTGTGCATTGGTGCAGCCCGTGGGCTTCATTACCTCCACACAGGAGCAGACCGAGGTGTAATCCACCGGGATGTAAAAACTACTAACATTCTGTTGGATGAaaattttgttgcaaaaatAGCAGACTTTGGGTTGTCAAAAACTGGGCCGACACTTGACCAGACCCATGTTAGTACTGCAGTCAGGGGAAGCTTTGGGTACCTAGATCCTGAGTACTTTCGGAGGCAACAACTCACACAAAAATCCGATGTGTATTCTTTTGGAGTGGTGCTCTTTGAAGTTGCTTGTGCGAGGCCGGTGATAGACCCCACACTGCCGAAGGATCAAATTAACTTGGCAGAATGGGCGATGAGATGGCAGCGGCAGCGTTCGCTGGAAGCAATCATGGATCCTCGGCTGGATGGTGATTTTTCATCAGAATCCTTGAAGAAGTTTGGTGAAATCGCGGAGAAATGTCTCGCTGATGATGGGAGAAGCAGGCCATCAATGGGTGAGATCCTGTGGCATCTTGAGTATGTGCTGCAGCTACATGAAGCTTACAAGCGAAATGTAGATTCTGAATCATTTGGAAGCGGCGAATTGGGATTTGATGACATATCCTTCAGCCTTCCTCACAtcagagagggagaagaggaacaTCACTCAAAGCCATCAAGTATCAGGGAGGAACCGGACACTTGA
- the LOC120683340 gene encoding uncharacterized protein LOC120683340 produces MPRLPAYGEGLQAEAITAGGSPTAAPASLGQRRFIRARRDSRSPGTPQGNADPTPSPSASRPRSPPAGAAAAAAAPQGQRHFVRSRCSSHSPGTPRGNAGPTPSPPASRSSSPPAPMVISSGEESALGQSSRRPKGVACFIDRSNQMDVEEDRLRLTIVAQAGNASRCIPLAAAESAIRSILGVLAADDVLIRKFYPENFFIVCKSQAIRDLVLGAQGVPVAGTTLVFRPWTRLAHADSSALFYRMQLEVEGIPPHAWSRDTASKLLASSCWIEKLDDASGSKSDLSVFKLTAWTNNPNFVPSSLPLHIVEHEIPVASSNPNSQLIFGNLPLDTHPHQEYR; encoded by the coding sequence ATGCCACGGCTTCCGGCATATGGCGAGGGACTGCAAGCGGAAGCGATCACCGCCGGGGGATCCCCTACGGCGGCGCCTGCATCACTGGGACAGCGGCGCTTCATCCGCGCTCGGCGCGACTCCCGCAGCCCGGGCACGCCGCAGGGCAATGCTGATCCGACTCCGTCGCCTTCTGCGTCCAGGCCCAGGTCGCCGCCGGCTggcgctgctgcggcggcggctgcaccaCAGGGGCAGCGGCATTTCGTCCGTTCTCGGTGCAGCTCTCACAGCCCGGGTACGCCGCGGGGCAACGCCGGCCCGACACCGTCGCCTCCTGCGTCCCGGTCTTCTTCCCCGCCTGCTCCTATGGTCATCTCGTCGGGGGAGGAGTCGGCCCTCGGGCAGTCGTCGCGTAGGCCCAAGGGTGTGGCTTGCTTCATCGACCGGTCGAACCAGATGGACGTGGAGGAAGACCGACTGCGCCTCACCATTGTCGCGCAGGCTGGCAACGCCTCCAGGTGCATCCCGTTGGCTGCCGCTGAGAGCGCGATCCGGAGCATTCTTGGCGTGCTCGCCGCGGACGATGTGCTGATCCGGAAGTTCTATCCTGAGAACTTCTTCATCGTCTGCAAGTCTCAGGCGATCCGCGACCTGGTCCTTGGTGCCCAGGGTGTCCCGGTGGCCGGTACCACTCTGGTTTTCCGGCCCTGGACGCGCCTGGCGCATGCCGATTCGTCAGCGTTGTTCTACAGGATGCAGCTGGAGGTGGAGGGCATCCCACCGCATGCTTGGAGCCGGGATACCGCTAGCAAGCTTCTTGCTTCATCATGCTGGATTGAGAAGCTGGATGATGCCTCCGGTTCCAAGTCTGATCTGTCCGTCTTCAAACTCACGGCTTGGACGAACAATCCCAACTTTGTCCCCTCATCGTTGCCTCTGCACATCGTGGAGCATGAGATTCCGGTGGCATCTTCCAACCCAAATTCGCAGCTCATCTTCGGGAACTTGCCACTCGATACTCATCCACATCAAGAGTATCGCTGA